A section of the Roseivirga sp. BDSF3-8 genome encodes:
- a CDS encoding Ku protein produces the protein MRAIWKGAIGFGLVNIPIKLYSATESRRLDLDMLDKSDHERIRYKRVNQKTGKEVDWDDIVKGYLMEDDYIILEDEDFDKAAAKKSKIIEINEFVEEGNIDGILYKNPYFIEPEKSGQKAYALLREALTKTEKVGIATFVLRSREDLAVIRPAGNVLYLQKIRFAEEVRSPDELNVSDDTELKKKELDMAVQLIENYSTDFDLGQYKDTYTDALMQVIEAKAKGKKPKVKKMEVAPTEAKDLMAQLKASLQQKKAS, from the coding sequence ATGAGGGCAATCTGGAAAGGTGCTATTGGCTTCGGGCTTGTTAACATCCCTATAAAACTATACAGCGCCACTGAGAGCAGACGTCTGGATCTGGACATGCTGGACAAGAGTGACCATGAACGGATCAGGTACAAGCGTGTGAACCAGAAGACGGGCAAAGAGGTGGACTGGGATGATATCGTAAAGGGCTACCTGATGGAGGATGACTACATCATCCTGGAGGATGAGGACTTCGATAAAGCGGCCGCAAAGAAATCAAAGATCATAGAGATCAATGAGTTTGTGGAAGAGGGTAACATCGATGGCATTCTGTACAAGAACCCATACTTTATAGAGCCAGAAAAAAGCGGGCAAAAGGCTTATGCGCTACTACGTGAGGCGCTGACAAAGACTGAAAAGGTGGGCATAGCTACTTTTGTGCTCAGAAGCCGTGAGGACCTGGCGGTGATACGCCCGGCGGGAAATGTGCTCTACCTGCAGAAAATCCGCTTTGCGGAAGAGGTTAGAAGCCCGGATGAGCTTAATGTATCTGATGACACAGAGCTGAAGAAGAAGGAGCTGGACATGGCTGTTCAGCTTATAGAAAATTACAGCACGGACTTTGACCTGGGCCAGTATAAAGATACCTATACTGACGCGCTGATGCAGGTAATAGAGGCCAAGGCCAAAGGCAAGAAGCCGAAGGTGAAAAAGATGGAAGTGGCTCCCACAGAAGCAAAGGACCTTATGGCCCAGTTAAAAGCAAGCCTGCAACAGAAAAAAGCCTCATAA
- the ligD gene encoding DNA ligase D has translation MADKDLLSKYRTKRDFSKTPEPAGEISSSAKDMHRFTVQRHQASRLHYDLRLEIEGVLKSWAVPKGPSMNPSDKRLAVATEDHPMKYLHFEGEIPEGQYGAGLMHVWDTGTFTATNAEGESNESALRKAYQKGDLKLTFEGSKLKGDFALVRTGREENHWLLIKKKDKYAASKEYDSEDHLSPAMALQQKKKKAANKDRQATEKLPEGKDKMPHEVKPMLATLHEGVFDDPEWLYEIKWDGYRAIAEVKEDDVKLYSRNGNSFLKSYPPLADALATLPGPLVVDGEIVVLNKNGVSSFQKLQNYEDEQDPNLYYYIFDVLFFNGYDLRGFALRERKKLLEQLAAVHERIRVSDHVEGNGEALLEEADKKGLEGIIAKRADSPYRTGSRSRDWLKIKLVKQMDAIIIGYTEPTGSRKHFGSLLLAVHDIDGELEYVGRVGTGFDEDTLEDLKKKLDRIGRKTCPVTPKPKTDRATYWVTPKLIAEVGYSERTDEGSLRHPVYKGLRKDKDPEEVVAEKSTPAQQTGEADELVKKLTSAKELKLQPEGREVSLSNLKKVYWRGEKEITKGALLAYYAQVAPYLLPHLEGRPQSLHRYPDGIEGKNFYHKDAGDLAPDWMKTYGVDSDSANKEICYLTISDLSGLLFTVNLGCIALNPWLSRTVAADMPDYCVIDLDPSEKNTFEEVIEVAQVIHSILEKAKIPCYPKTSGSTGIHILIPLGGSYTYEQSRDFARVICMIAMHQLPKLTSMERSPSKRKGKIYLDYLQNKKGATLACAYSVRPKPGAPVSAPLQWDEVKTGLKISDFTLFNMPDRLQKTGDLAAPVLQEGLDMGAAIDRLSELDTE, from the coding sequence ATGGCTGACAAGGATCTCCTGTCCAAATATCGCACCAAAAGAGATTTCTCTAAGACTCCGGAACCTGCGGGTGAAATATCGTCATCTGCTAAAGACATGCACCGCTTCACTGTACAGCGGCACCAGGCGAGCCGGCTACACTATGACCTGCGCCTGGAGATAGAGGGTGTGTTGAAAAGCTGGGCAGTACCAAAGGGGCCCAGCATGAACCCCTCGGATAAGCGGCTGGCGGTGGCTACGGAGGACCACCCTATGAAGTACCTGCACTTTGAGGGAGAAATACCGGAAGGCCAGTACGGGGCAGGGCTTATGCACGTGTGGGACACGGGTACATTTACAGCGACCAATGCTGAGGGGGAAAGTAATGAGTCGGCACTAAGGAAGGCCTACCAAAAAGGGGACCTGAAGCTAACTTTTGAGGGCAGTAAGCTGAAGGGGGATTTTGCGCTGGTACGTACGGGCCGGGAGGAGAACCACTGGCTTCTTATAAAAAAGAAGGACAAGTATGCGGCCAGCAAGGAATATGACAGCGAGGACCACCTCTCCCCTGCCATGGCCTTGCAGCAGAAAAAGAAGAAGGCGGCGAATAAGGATAGGCAAGCGACTGAAAAACTACCGGAGGGTAAGGACAAGATGCCGCATGAGGTGAAGCCTATGCTGGCGACTTTGCACGAGGGGGTGTTTGATGACCCGGAATGGCTTTATGAAATAAAATGGGACGGTTACCGTGCGATAGCAGAAGTGAAGGAGGATGATGTGAAGTTATATAGCCGTAATGGCAATAGCTTTTTAAAAAGTTACCCGCCCCTTGCTGACGCACTGGCTACGCTGCCGGGACCCCTGGTGGTGGATGGTGAGATCGTAGTGCTTAATAAAAATGGGGTTTCGAGCTTTCAGAAGCTGCAGAACTACGAGGACGAACAGGACCCTAACCTGTATTACTACATTTTTGATGTGCTGTTCTTTAATGGCTATGACCTGCGTGGTTTTGCGCTGCGTGAGCGCAAAAAGCTACTGGAGCAGCTGGCGGCTGTCCATGAACGCATACGTGTAAGTGATCATGTGGAGGGTAACGGCGAAGCTCTGCTGGAAGAGGCGGACAAAAAGGGGCTTGAGGGTATCATAGCTAAGCGGGCGGACAGCCCCTACCGTACTGGCTCACGCTCACGTGACTGGCTGAAGATCAAGTTGGTGAAGCAGATGGACGCGATTATCATAGGATACACTGAGCCAACAGGAAGCCGGAAGCACTTTGGCAGCCTGCTCCTGGCTGTCCATGATATAGATGGTGAGCTGGAATATGTAGGCCGGGTAGGTACGGGCTTTGACGAGGATACGCTGGAGGATCTAAAAAAGAAGCTTGACCGAATAGGCCGAAAAACCTGTCCTGTCACACCAAAACCTAAAACGGACCGTGCCACTTACTGGGTGACACCTAAGCTTATAGCGGAAGTGGGCTATAGCGAACGTACTGATGAAGGCTCACTGCGGCACCCGGTATATAAAGGCCTGAGAAAAGATAAGGACCCTGAGGAGGTAGTGGCAGAAAAGAGCACTCCTGCGCAACAAACGGGGGAAGCGGATGAACTGGTGAAGAAACTGACCTCTGCTAAAGAACTAAAGCTACAACCTGAAGGCAGGGAGGTGAGCCTAAGCAACCTGAAAAAGGTATACTGGCGGGGGGAAAAAGAGATTACGAAAGGTGCCTTACTGGCTTACTATGCACAAGTAGCTCCTTATTTACTGCCTCACCTGGAGGGGCGGCCTCAAAGCCTGCACCGGTATCCTGACGGGATTGAGGGAAAGAACTTCTACCACAAGGATGCTGGTGACCTGGCGCCTGACTGGATGAAAACGTATGGTGTGGACTCTGATTCGGCTAATAAAGAGATATGCTACCTTACTATTTCTGATCTTTCCGGCCTTCTATTTACCGTAAATTTGGGGTGCATCGCACTAAATCCGTGGCTGTCGCGCACAGTGGCAGCGGATATGCCGGATTATTGTGTGATAGACCTTGACCCTTCGGAGAAAAACACTTTTGAAGAGGTGATAGAGGTGGCACAGGTCATTCATAGCATACTGGAAAAGGCAAAAATTCCTTGTTACCCAAAAACGTCGGGTAGTACGGGGATTCACATACTCATCCCCCTTGGTGGCTCTTATACTTATGAGCAGTCAAGGGATTTTGCACGTGTCATTTGCATGATTGCTATGCACCAGCTACCAAAGCTTACGAGTATGGAGCGAAGCCCCTCTAAGCGCAAGGGGAAAATTTATCTGGATTACCTGCAAAACAAAAAAGGGGCCACACTGGCGTGTGCCTATTCTGTACGGCCAAAGCCGGGGGCGCCGGTATCTGCCCCCCTGCAATGGGATGAGGTAAAAACAGGGCTTAAGATCTCCGACTTCACGCTGTTTAATATGCCGGACAGGCTGCAGAAAACCGGTGACCTGGCCGCCCCCGTACTGCAGGAAGGGTTGGATATGGGGGCAGCGATAGATCGCTTATCGGAATTGGACACTGAATAA
- a CDS encoding sensor histidine kinase, whose amino-acid sequence MHIRELQHIQLFKGVSDQEFTCDVEGSHKVLQEGDILFREGEEATFFFLVLEGRLELYRIIKGDELTINEFTVGTTGGEVPLLGGTPHLANCRAREDTTIFCLDKEHFWKMMGNCRTIRERILADNANRSSELSIMSFQREKLISLGTMSAGLAHELNNPAAAARRAARNLQSTLSRFDRSSASILAKYIFRNPEAASEKGYPFKEIEDKRQLEGVKLDMMARRDREDEMADWLEEMGMGDPYEIAGTLVDCGYEREVMEGFSQKLIAEEVPNFITWVYQEMEIHRLADELAKSTIRISDVIAAMKSYSFMDRSMEKKKTGLKEGLEDTLTLLHFKLKKKNISLEKHFDESAPAVPVYGSEINQVWTNLLDNAIDAVDKGGKIRVGLMPYREGRQEYALVTFADNGHGIPEKIRKNIFDPFFTTKEVGKGTGLGLDISYRIVVSRHKGRLTFDTDESGTTFCVKLPAADPEQKQTNNPVN is encoded by the coding sequence ATGCATATCCGCGAACTACAACACATTCAACTTTTTAAAGGCGTTTCCGACCAGGAATTTACCTGTGATGTAGAAGGATCCCATAAGGTATTGCAGGAAGGTGATATTCTCTTCAGAGAAGGCGAAGAGGCTACTTTCTTTTTCCTGGTGCTGGAAGGCAGGCTTGAGCTATACCGTATAATAAAGGGGGATGAGCTTACGATCAACGAATTCACCGTAGGCACCACCGGGGGTGAGGTACCTTTGCTTGGGGGCACGCCTCATCTGGCAAATTGCCGGGCAAGGGAAGACACTACCATTTTTTGTCTGGATAAGGAGCATTTCTGGAAAATGATGGGCAACTGCCGCACTATCAGGGAGCGAATACTAGCCGATAATGCAAACAGAAGCAGCGAGTTAAGCATTATGTCCTTTCAGCGTGAAAAGCTGATAAGCCTGGGCACTATGTCTGCCGGCCTGGCCCACGAACTCAACAACCCGGCGGCGGCGGCACGGCGCGCAGCCCGTAATCTGCAGTCCACGCTGTCCCGCTTTGACAGGAGTTCGGCCAGCATACTGGCTAAATACATCTTTCGAAATCCGGAGGCTGCATCCGAAAAGGGATACCCGTTTAAAGAAATAGAAGATAAAAGGCAGCTGGAGGGGGTAAAGCTGGACATGATGGCCCGCAGGGATCGTGAGGACGAGATGGCTGACTGGCTGGAAGAGATGGGCATGGGGGACCCGTATGAAATAGCGGGCACACTGGTGGACTGTGGGTATGAACGTGAGGTGATGGAGGGTTTTTCTCAAAAACTCATAGCTGAAGAGGTCCCCAACTTCATTACCTGGGTGTACCAGGAGATGGAAATTCACCGCCTGGCGGATGAGTTGGCTAAAAGTACTATCCGCATTTCGGATGTGATAGCTGCTATGAAGTCATACAGTTTCATGGACCGTTCTATGGAAAAAAAGAAAACGGGTCTGAAGGAGGGGTTAGAAGATACACTTACATTATTGCACTTTAAACTAAAGAAGAAGAACATTAGTCTGGAAAAACACTTTGATGAAAGTGCCCCCGCTGTTCCGGTGTATGGCAGCGAGATCAACCAGGTATGGACGAACCTGCTGGACAACGCCATAGATGCGGTGGATAAAGGCGGAAAGATAAGGGTGGGCTTAATGCCTTATAGAGAGGGCCGGCAGGAATATGCCCTTGTGACTTTTGCTGATAATGGACATGGTATCCCGGAAAAGATCCGTAAGAATATTTTTGATCCGTTCTTTACGACAAAGGAGGTAGGCAAAGGTACCGGCCTGGGGCTGGATATAAGCTACCGTATAGTGGTATCACGACATAAGGGAAGGCTTACTTTTGATACTGACGAGTCAGGAACAACTTTTTGCGTAAAGCTCCCTGCGGCGGATCCGGAACAAAAACAAACCAACAACCCGGTAAACTGA
- a CDS encoding ATP-binding protein, whose translation MKDTDPINAQYLLDLNLTEEMTLEQAEWLISISRFVELQDGEHLADPGDKIEHTHIILEGMLEVYNSVGGQFLLMARYEKGGVTGLLPYSRMTHVQGKARAEGYTRLMLLPKSCFPEMAKRAPALIQRLVEIMLDRTRDSTRTEQQREKMISLGKISAGFAHELNNPASAINRAATTLKDAFDKAVETLEKTGESGLNKDAWYRLRVLLDEIDHGEKEDLSVLERSDEEDRLEDLFEDWGIENSYAMADELVEMGLKAEDVDLLAGEANKEALPEAIGLLTQLATLQATIKEVKNASVKISDLIASVKSYSHMDRSPEMELMNIEEGINHTLTILSNQLHEKDIQLDLQYDKSLPKLKVYVSELNQVWTNLLDNAVDAMEPGGRIIIETTDKGEFIHVNIKDEGRGIAPEIRSKIFDPFFTTKNTGAQGLGLDIALRIVRLHKGDITVESRKGETCFTVCLPKEIKT comes from the coding sequence GTGAAAGATACAGACCCGATAAATGCCCAGTACTTACTGGACCTGAACCTGACAGAGGAAATGACGCTGGAACAGGCAGAGTGGCTTATCAGTATCAGCCGTTTTGTAGAATTGCAGGACGGGGAACATCTGGCTGATCCGGGGGATAAGATAGAGCACACGCACATCATACTTGAGGGCATGCTGGAGGTGTATAACAGCGTAGGTGGCCAGTTTTTACTAATGGCCAGGTATGAGAAAGGGGGGGTAACGGGCCTGCTACCTTACTCACGCATGACTCATGTGCAGGGGAAGGCCCGCGCAGAAGGGTATACGCGCCTGATGCTGCTGCCAAAATCATGCTTCCCTGAAATGGCCAAACGTGCGCCCGCGCTGATACAGCGGCTGGTGGAAATCATGCTGGACCGCACCCGCGACTCCACGCGTACGGAGCAGCAACGGGAAAAAATGATCTCCCTGGGGAAAATATCGGCGGGTTTTGCTCACGAACTTAATAACCCAGCCTCAGCCATTAACAGGGCAGCCACTACGCTGAAAGATGCCTTTGACAAAGCGGTGGAAACGCTGGAAAAGACCGGGGAAAGCGGCTTGAATAAGGATGCCTGGTACCGCCTCCGGGTGTTGCTGGACGAGATAGACCATGGGGAGAAGGAGGACCTGAGCGTGCTGGAGCGATCGGATGAGGAGGACCGCCTGGAGGACCTCTTCGAGGACTGGGGGATAGAAAACAGCTATGCGATGGCGGACGAACTGGTGGAAATGGGGTTGAAGGCGGAGGACGTAGACTTACTGGCCGGAGAGGCAAATAAAGAAGCGCTCCCTGAAGCAATAGGCCTGCTGACTCAACTGGCTACGCTGCAGGCTACTATCAAAGAGGTGAAGAATGCCTCGGTAAAGATATCTGACCTTATAGCTTCTGTGAAAAGCTACTCACATATGGACCGCTCTCCGGAGATGGAGCTTATGAATATTGAAGAGGGCATAAACCATACGCTGACGATCCTGAGTAATCAGCTTCATGAAAAGGATATTCAACTGGATCTGCAATATGACAAATCGCTACCCAAGCTGAAGGTATATGTGAGCGAACTGAACCAGGTATGGACGAACCTGCTGGACAATGCAGTGGATGCGATGGAGCCGGGGGGGAGGATCATAATAGAAACTACGGATAAAGGGGAGTTTATTCATGTTAATATTAAGGATGAAGGCCGGGGCATAGCACCTGAGATTCGATCTAAGATCTTCGACCCATTTTTCACGACAAAAAATACGGGGGCGCAGGGCCTGGGACTGGATATTGCGTTGCGCATAGTAAGGCTGCACAAGGGTGATATTACGGTAGAAAGCCGCAAAGGCGAAACCTGCTTTACGGTGTGCCTGCCCAAGGAAATTAAAACATAA
- a CDS encoding FAD-dependent oxidoreductase, which produces MAANKPIIFAIDDDAQVLRAIERDLRSEYRQDYRIMGTDSVEEALEAVEKLKQRGDTIALFVSDQRMPEMLGVEFLEKTKAHFPEARRVLLTAYSDTDAAIRAINEVRLDYYLMKPWDPPEEKLYPVLNELLEDWQLSYRPEFAGIKVIGHQYNPLSHEIKDFLAGNLIPYQWYAYGMNNKAEEWLKTLKMEATDLPVVLLEDGTPMKQPSIADLASEIGLNTEASQDLYDVAIIGAGPAGLAAAVYGGSEGLNTTMIEKRAPGGQAGTSSRIENYLGFPNGLSGSELARRAISQATRFGIEFISPKEVKAIRLKDKYKVLELNDGSELTARSIVITTGVNYRKLPAEGVDNFTGAGVYYGAATTEANSCKEKTVFVVGGGNSAGQGAVYLSQYARKVYIVIRKPDLTDSMSHYLIDQINRIKNIEVLGETEVVKACGEEHLEKVVLRDNRKGENREEAADSLFIFIGAKPYTAWLDGTVLTSDKGFLITGRELQRCGDFPKVWKLEREPFLLETSVPGIFAAGDVRSGAMNRIASAVGEGAMAIKMVHQYLGEV; this is translated from the coding sequence ATGGCTGCCAATAAACCTATCATATTTGCCATAGATGATGACGCGCAGGTGCTGCGGGCCATTGAGCGTGACCTGAGAAGTGAATACCGCCAAGATTACAGGATCATGGGAACGGACTCGGTAGAGGAAGCCCTGGAAGCGGTGGAGAAGCTTAAGCAAAGGGGTGATACGATAGCGCTCTTTGTCTCGGATCAGCGAATGCCTGAAATGCTGGGGGTGGAATTTCTGGAAAAAACGAAAGCGCATTTCCCGGAAGCCAGGCGTGTGCTGCTTACGGCTTATTCGGATACGGATGCCGCCATAAGGGCTATAAATGAGGTGCGCCTGGATTACTACCTGATGAAGCCATGGGACCCGCCGGAGGAGAAGTTGTACCCGGTATTGAATGAACTGCTTGAGGACTGGCAGCTGTCTTACCGGCCGGAATTTGCAGGGATAAAGGTAATAGGTCATCAGTACAACCCGCTGTCTCATGAGATCAAGGACTTTCTGGCTGGCAACCTGATCCCCTATCAATGGTATGCCTATGGTATGAATAATAAGGCGGAGGAGTGGCTGAAAACGCTGAAAATGGAGGCTACGGATCTGCCGGTGGTGCTACTAGAGGACGGTACGCCTATGAAACAGCCTTCCATAGCTGACCTGGCGTCTGAAATAGGGCTGAATACGGAGGCTAGCCAGGACCTGTACGATGTGGCTATCATAGGTGCCGGGCCGGCGGGGCTGGCTGCGGCTGTATATGGTGGGTCGGAAGGGCTAAATACGACCATGATCGAAAAAAGGGCTCCCGGCGGGCAGGCGGGGACTAGCTCGCGTATTGAGAACTACCTAGGATTTCCTAACGGACTTAGTGGCTCTGAACTGGCGCGGAGGGCTATCAGCCAGGCTACGCGCTTCGGGATTGAGTTTATATCTCCGAAGGAGGTGAAGGCCATAAGGCTGAAAGATAAGTACAAGGTGCTGGAGCTGAACGATGGCAGTGAGCTTACTGCCCGTAGTATAGTGATTACCACCGGGGTAAACTACCGTAAACTGCCAGCAGAAGGTGTGGACAATTTTACAGGGGCGGGGGTGTACTACGGGGCTGCCACTACTGAGGCAAATAGCTGCAAGGAAAAGACGGTGTTTGTAGTAGGGGGGGGAAACTCTGCCGGACAGGGGGCTGTGTACCTGAGTCAGTATGCGCGTAAGGTGTATATAGTGATACGTAAACCTGACCTGACGGATAGTATGTCTCATTATCTGATAGACCAGATAAACCGCATTAAGAACATAGAGGTGCTGGGGGAAACGGAGGTGGTAAAGGCTTGCGGAGAGGAGCACCTTGAGAAGGTGGTACTGCGGGACAATCGCAAGGGCGAGAACCGGGAGGAGGCTGCCGACTCATTATTTATTTTTATTGGTGCAAAACCTTATACTGCGTGGCTTGACGGCACGGTACTAACAAGTGATAAGGGCTTTCTTATCACGGGCCGCGAACTGCAGCGTTGCGGTGACTTCCCTAAGGTATGGAAGCTGGAAAGGGAGCCTTTTCTACTGGAAACCTCGGTGCCGGGTATATTTGCAGCAGGTGATGTGCGATCAGGGGCTATGAACCGGATAGCCTCGGCCGTAGGCGAAGGGGCTATGGCGATAAAAATGGTGCACCAGTACCTGGGTGAGGTATAA
- a CDS encoding outer membrane beta-barrel protein, giving the protein MKRLLLILFLLSSCPLYAQYGVRVGPSLSTFRTDAADQGYLLGYRFGTYLEVAEITKRVVFSPEIAMSLLGSEGEEDNEISLLYLQAPLLLRYYIQSPRKGLYVESGPALGYLLSAEDESRSTTDDVEDNFTPFEVFLPVGLGYNAVNWGVTATYHIGLQDISDVNSVSVRNSSFSILVTLPLFNGSFGGY; this is encoded by the coding sequence ATGAAAAGACTCCTTCTAATCTTATTCCTTTTAAGCTCCTGCCCGCTGTATGCCCAATACGGCGTGCGGGTGGGGCCCTCCCTTTCTACCTTCCGTACTGACGCCGCCGACCAGGGCTACCTGCTTGGCTATCGTTTCGGTACCTACCTGGAAGTAGCCGAAATAACCAAAAGAGTCGTGTTTAGTCCCGAGATAGCCATGTCATTATTGGGTAGTGAAGGCGAGGAAGACAATGAGATCAGCCTGCTCTACCTCCAGGCCCCTTTGCTCTTACGGTATTATATCCAGAGCCCGCGAAAAGGCTTGTATGTTGAGTCTGGCCCCGCCCTGGGCTATCTGCTCTCAGCAGAAGATGAAAGCCGAAGTACTACTGATGATGTCGAGGATAACTTCACCCCCTTTGAGGTGTTTTTGCCCGTAGGTTTAGGCTATAATGCAGTAAACTGGGGTGTTACCGCCACCTACCATATCGGCCTGCAGGATATCTCAGATGTAAATAGCGTATCCGTCAGGAATAGTAGCTTCTCCATACTCGTTACCTTGCCACTCTTTAATGGCTCATTTGGCGGGTACTAA